The sequence below is a genomic window from Wyeomyia smithii strain HCP4-BCI-WySm-NY-G18 chromosome 1, ASM2978416v1, whole genome shotgun sequence.
NNNNNNNNNNNNNNNNNNNNNNNNNNNNNNNNNNNNNNNNNNNNNNNNNNNNNNNNNNNNNNNNNNNNNNNNNNNNNNNNNNNNNNNNNNNNNNNNNNNNNNNNNNNNNNNNNNNNNNNNNNNNNNNNNNNNNNNNNNNNNNNNNNNNNNNNNNNNNNNNNNNNNNNNNNNNNNNNNNNNNNNNNNNNNNNNNNNNNNNNNNNNNNNNNNNNNNNNNNNNNNNNNNNNNNNNNNNNNNNNNNNNNNNNNNNNNNNNNNNNNNNNNNNNNNNNNNNNNNNNNNNNNNNNNNNNNNNNNNNNNNNNNNNNNNNNNNNNNNNNNNNNNNNNNNNNNNNNNNNNNNNNNNNNNNNNNNNNNNNNNNNNNNNNNNNNNNNNNNNNNNNNNNNNNNNNNNNNNNNNNNNNNNNNNNNNNNNNNNNNNNNNNNNNNNNNNNNNNNNNNNNNNNNNNNNNNNNNNNNACGAAGTATATTTCCCATGCCCGAGCTTTTACTGATGTTGCAGCTTGGTGCCTCATTGATTTGTAGATTTAGGGGTAGTTTTAATGCGGAGTGCGCAGTTCTGCCTCCAGCGAGTAGAGTTGCAGCAATGCCAGTCGAGGCGATCGCTAACGCAATTTTATGTTCTGCTCCTAATGTTGCCAGAATGAGTGATATCAGGAAAGTCTTGCCGGTACCCCCAGGCGCATCGAGGAAAAAGAAGCCTCCGTTCAGCCTAGAAATTGCATTCATTATAGTGTCATACACAGTGCGCTGCTCTGCGTTCATGTTTCTAATATTTGTCTCAACAAATGATGCCAACTCCTCCGTATCATAAACTGTCTCCTGTTGTTCGGTATGGGAGGAGGAAACACGTCTTGATAGCAGCTTACTAGCAGCTTCAAAGCTCTAATGTAGGAGCGGGGGCcaagtgtggttggtaacgtctccgctaaccacgcttgacgcctgggttcgaatcccaccgccgacataggtgtcgatggttgtgaggtggcgtgatccactcacaaccaacccaactggtctagattcaatcctagccgacaccgggagattttctgaggcgaaaaatctctgggatcacgccttccatcgcatgaggaagtaaagccgttggcgccggtccgttaataaacgggtcgtgagttagggtcctgggtgtggagtcgcctccctgggcgacggtgattggccacaacagtggcggaactagaccgacggaaaataaacgagaattaaaaaaaaaaaagctctaATGTACTATTTTTGTTAGTTACAATTTTTCGGTTCCTTAAACGTATTTTACTGTCtcacatttttgtatttttcttcCCTTTTAATccgaaacaaatttatttaaattgtgATGTTCGTGGTGTCTTTTGTAGCTAGTCAGATCTACTTTCACGTACTTATGAATCAGCCGTACTAATAATGTAGGATCTATAATTAAGTATAAGTATGTAAGCTAACCGCATGTATTTTTAATTCACCTTATTCACTGCATGAATTATATTAATATCTTCTTACTAACCAACACCATAGTATAGAAACAACACCATAGTTTTAATTCAATAACTCATATACTAATAAGGGATTTTACTAAATTTACTAATCAAAAAAGGTTTATTATAAAGAGTTTCAACGAGCTGCAATGGCTACTGGCACTTAAATAATGATCGATCGGTTTATGCTGCATGTGACAGTTCTAAACCACGTTGTTGCCGTCTGACGTTCCTCTCGCTGACATCTATGCTGTTTCGCCGTTACAGCTAGGGGTGATCCAGAACTCACTCTCCTCTGTGGAGCGTACGGCTAACATCCCCCTGCCCGTGAAGTTCCGGACCATCCCCAGGTGTCTGAAGATCCAGAACTGCCAACTTCACTGCAGGCCTGTTGAGCAGCCCATACTCCGTCATCACGAATGCTCGCCGAACTTGTCCATCCTTCGCCTTCATCACGTCTACAACTCTGCCTCGTAACCATCCGTTGCGCTTTACATTCTCGATGACAAGAACGAGGTCTCCTGCTTCCAACGGCTTGACCGGTTCAAACCACTTGGTACGCCTGGTTATGGTTGGTAGGTATTCTCGAATCCAGCGACTCCAGGAATGATTCACCAAGCACTGCGCTAAGCGCCAGCTGTCCCGTAGGGTATTTCCTTCCACCTTCATAGATATCCCTGGTTGAGATATGCCCTTGGTGCCAAATAGCAGAAAGTGGTTTGGCGTGAGTGACTCCTGCTCCGTAGACTCTAGAGGAATGTATGTAAGTGGTCTGGAATTGACGATCGACTCTGCCTCGAGAACTACAGTTTCCAAAACCTCGTCGCTAGGATGATGGGGGTGATCCGCAATGGCCGCTATGGCCAGCTTCACGAAGCGCACCATGCGCTCCCAGGAGCCTCCCATATGCGGTGCTGATGATGGATTGAAGTTCCAGCTTGTATTACTGTTCGTAAATGTCATCGCACAGTCTTCGTGGTTATTCTGGATCTGAACTCGTAGCAGGTTGTTTGCTCTCAGAAAATTCGTCCCGTTGTCGCTGTAGAAGGACTCTGGTGCTACGAATCGCCTGATCGCCATCACGCAGGACTGAGTGGACAGGCTGTGAACTACCTCCAAATGTACGGCGCGTATTGTGAGGCAGGTGAATAACGCCACCCACCTTTTAGCCAAGCTGCGGCCTTGCTTCACCAGTATTGGTCCCAAGTAGTCCACTCCAGTGTGTGTGAACGGTCTAACCATTCCTGTCACTCGGAACGTTTGATGTGCTGACATCATTGGAGGTGCTGGTTCAGCTTTCCTAACACGGCAGGTCATACATTTCTTCGAACGCTGACGGATCAAAACTCGTAGACCCGGTATCCAGAACCGCTGACGCATCTTATTACCGACAGTCTCGCGGTTTGCGTGAAGAAATTTCCGATGGTAGCTTTCAGCTAGGAGGTAGACGCCATTATGCTTCCTCGGTAGCACGATCGGATACTTCATATCCTTCGTCAGAGACGGTGCAGTAGAAATCCTGCTGTTCATTCGGATGACGCCACGCTCGTCTAGAAACGCTGAAAGACCATATAGTGGACTCGATTTTGGGATAGGAACGTGATTTAGGGGACTCGCTAGATTGCGCTGCAGAATCGCGTACGCGTCTGGATATGTTTCGGCTTGAATCTGTGTCCATATGGCGGTTTCTGCGTCAGCTAACTCTTTCTGCGACAAAATATACGGATTGGACGGCTTCTCTCCTCTGAATCTACGCACAGCTCGTAGAACATAAGCTGTCGTCCTCAGTAGTCGATTCCACTTGGAaaacctattgaatttcaccGCAATTTGCGGTATTATACCGTGAAACAGGAAAGCGGCACGTAGTTCGGTTTCAGTCTCTGTCAGCTTTTCTGGTGCCTCTGGCGGCCACTTCTCTTTGGTTTGGTACAGAAATTCCGGAGCACTAAACCACGGATCATTTGGGTCGAAACATGGCCCGTCTTTCCATTTCGTGGCTACGTCGGCGATGTTTACTTTCGACGGAACGTGACGCCACTCATCCACGTTAGTGGTAGTGAGGATTTCTCCTACTCGGAAGGCTACAAACTGGTGGTAGCGTCGACTATCGGAGCGTAACCAGCCGAGAACCGTTGAAGAATCGGTCCAGAAGAAATGCTTGCTTACTTCGAAGTCTAATGAACTTAGGGTGGAATTCATCAATCTTGCCCCGATCATCGCCGCTTGCAGCTCCAGACGTGGCATGGTAAGCGGTTTTAGCGGCGCGGCCTTCGTTTTTGCGGCAACCAGAGCACATTTGGGTCTTCCACCCAGGGCTGCTGAATATCGCTTCGTTGCATtcgtattcattcattattaccgaagcacaacaacacgtggcaacagtgtattaactcagcaatggaaacaacgcctatagtgaactgaactgttatgagtggcttgtgggcgatgaatagttattaaaacgtaatatgattaccttcgtgtttgattcgtattggctacgatttactcaagtcatccgaagcgatattgagcgatcggatgggaatacatcgtttcagaagcctttgtgactcagatcaatgccgatgaatattcaccgtgaatggtattaccaatcgcaatgatgcttcggggcgaatccaaacgaaaaatgaaaattgccgaggaagaagcttatactgccgtgggctaggattttgacgtaagcgctaaaagcacaaaatcgctacagatctaaatcgtttgcaaattaacagaagcgctttattacgcaaactgatctgatagaatctgaataaatataatgaaaaacaTACCCCATTGCTTTACCACATTTATTTATGTAAACGCATTGAGTTttaatgccaacgtcacttctcttgcaaaacagcaaaaccatttcaaagttttgcactaaaagtgacgttggtacctgaatagtctagtttgccatgcgtactggtcggtagtcagcagcaaggatataaataaaattatgcactccacaagcatgatacactatcgtattcgtacctcaacgtcacttctatgtaaagtggcgctaacgtcacttcttatttttgatatttctcagttatttatataaatttttggaaacggcaacaagcatcttgaaggtgattttctatattatagtaatatgtaaaaaaatgaaatttgaaaatttggcgcttatgtattatattatatatatatatatatatatatatatatatatatatatatatatatatatatatatatatatatatatatatatatatatatatatatatatatatatatatatatatatatatatatatatatatatatatataatatatataatatataagcgccaaattttcaaatttcatttttttacatattactataatatagaaaatcaccttcaagatgcttgttgccgtttccaaaaatttatataaataactgagaaatatcaaaaataagaagtgacgttagcgccactttacatagaagtgacgttgaggtacgaatacgatagtgtatcatgcttgtggagtgcataattttatttatatccttgctgctgactaccgaccagtacgcatggcaaactagactattcaggtaccaacgtcacttttagtgcaaaactttgaaatggttttgctgttttgcaagagaagtgacgttggcattaaAACTCAATGCGTTTACATAAATAAACGTGGTAAAGCAATGGGGTAtgtttttcattatatttattcagattctatcagatcagtttgcgtaataaagcgcttctgttaatttgcaaacgatttagatctgtagcgattttgtgcttttagcgcttacgtcaaaatcctagcccacggcagtataagcttcttcctcggcaattttcatttttcgtttggattcgccccgaagcatcattgcgattggtaataccattcacggtgaatattcatcggcattgatctgagtcacaaaggcttctgaaacgatgtattcccatccgatcgctcaatatcgcttcggatgacttgagtaaatcgtagccaatacgaatcaaacacgaaggtaatcatattacgttttaataactattcatcgcccacaagccactcataacagttcagttcactataggcgttgtttccattgctgagttaatacactgttgccacgtgttgttgtgcttcggtaataatgaatgaatacgaATGCAACGAAGCGATATTCAGCAGCCCTGGGTGGAAGACCCAAATGTGCTCTGGTTGCCGCAAAAACGAAGGCCGCGCCGCTAAAACCGCTTACCATCCCACGTCTGGAGCTGCAAGCGGCGATGATCGGGGCAAGATTGATGAATTCCACCCTAAGTTCATTAGACTTCGAAGTAAGCAAGCATTTCTTCTGGACCGATTCTTCAACGGTTCTCAGCTGGTTACGCTCCGATAGTCGACGCTACCACCAGTTTGTAGCCTTCCGAGTAGGAGAAATCCTCACTACCACTAACGTGGATGAGTGGCGTCACGTTCCGTCGAAAGTAAACATCGCCGACGTAGCCACGAAATGGAAAGACGGGCCATGTTTCGACCCAAATGATCCGTGGTTTAGTGCTCCGGAATTTCTGTACCAAACCAAAGAGAAGTGGCCGCCAGAGGCACCAGAAAAGCTGACAGAGACTGAAACCGAACTACGTGCCGCTTTCCTGTTTCACGGTATAATACCGCAAATTGCggtgaaattcaataggtttTCCAAGTGGAATCGACTACTGAGGACGACAGCTTATGTTCTACGAGCTGTGCGTAGATTCAGAGGAGAGAAGCCGTCCAATCCGTATATTTTGTCGCAGAAAGAGTTAGCTGACGCAGAAACCGCCATATGGACACAGATTCAAGCCGAAACATATCCAGACGAGTACGCGATTCTGCAGCGCAATCTAGCGAGTCCCCTAAATCACGTTCCTATCCCAAAATCGAGTCCACTATATGGTCTTTCAGCGTTTCTAGACGAGCGTGGCGTCATCCGAATGAACAGCAGGATTTCTACTGCACCGTCTCTGACGAAGGATATGAAGTATCCGATCGTGCTACCGAGGAAGCATAATGGCGTCTACCTCCTAGCTGAAAGCTACCATCGGAAATTTCTTCACGCAAACCGCGAGACTGTCGGTAATAAGATGCGTCAGCGGTTCTGGATACCGGGTCTACGAGTTTTGATCCGTCAGCGTTCGAAGAAATGTATGACCTGCCGTGTTAGGAAAGCTGAACCAGCACCTCCAATGATGTCAGCACATCAAACGTTCCGAGTGACAGGAATGGTTAGACCGTTCACACACACTGGAGTGGACTACTTGGGACCAATACTGGTGAAGCAAGGCCGCAGCTTGGCTAAAAGGTGGGTGGCGTTATTCACCTGCCTCACAATACGCGCCGTACATTTGGAGGTAGTTCACAGCCTGTCCACTCAGTCCTGCGTGATGGCGATCAGGCGATTCGTAGCACCAGAGTCCTTCTACAGCGACAACGGGACGAATTTTCTGAGAGCAAACAACCTGCTACGAGTTCAGATCCAGAATAACCACGAAGACTGTGCGATGACATTTACGAACAGTAATACAAGCTGGAACTTCAATCCACCATCAGCACCGCATATAGGAGGCTCCTGGGAGCGCATGGTGCGCTTCGTGAAGCTGGCCATAGCGGCCATTGCGGATCACCCCCATCATCCTAGCGACGAGGTTTTGGAAACTGTGGTTCTCGAGGCAGAGTCGATCGTCAATTCCAGACCACTTACATACATTCCCCTGGAGTCTACGGAGCAGGAGTCACTCACGCCAAACCACTTTCTGCTATTTGGCACCAAGGGCATATCTCAACCAGGGATATCTATGAAGGTGGAAGGAAATACCCTACGGGACAGCTGGCGCTTAGCGCAGTGCTTGGTGAATCATTCCTGGAGTCGCTGGATTCGAGAATACCTGCCAACCATAACCAGGCGTACCAAGTGGTTTGAACCGGTCAAGCCGTTGGAAGCAGGAGACCTCGTTCTTGTCATCGAGAATGGAAAGCGCAACGGATGGTTACGAGGCAGAGTTGTAGACGTGATGAAGGCGAAGGATGGACAAGTTCGGCGAGCATTCGTGATGACGAAGTATGGGCTGCTCAACAGGCCTGCAGTGAAGTTGGCAGTTCTGGATCTTCAGACACCTGGGGATGGTCCGGAACTTCACGGGCAGGGGGATGTTACGGACGTTAGC
It includes:
- the LOC129717029 gene encoding uncharacterized protein LOC129717029, coding for MNTNATKRYSAALGGRPKCALVAAKTKAAPLKPLTMPRLELQAAMIGARLMNSTLSSLDFEVSKHFFWTDSSTVLGWLRSDSRRYHQFVAFRVGEILTTTNVDEWRHVPSKVNIADVATKWKDGPCFDPNDPWFSAPEFLYQTKEKWPPEAPEKLTETETELRAAFLFHGIIPQIAVKFNRFSKWNRLLRTTAYVLRAVRRFRGEKPSNPYILSQKELADAETAIWTQIQAETYPDAYAILQRNLASPLNHVPIPKSSPLYGLSAFLDERGVIRMNSRISTAPSLTKDMKYPIVLPRKHNGVYLLAESYHRKFLHANRETVGNKMRQRFWIPGLRVLIRQRSKKCMTCRVRKAEPAPPMMSAHQTFRVTGMVRPFTHTGVDYLGPILVKQGRSLAKRWVALFTCLTIRAVHLEVVHSLSTQSCVMAIRRFVAPESFYSDNGTNFLRANNLLRVQIQNNHEDCAMTFTNSNTSWNFNPSSAPHMGGSWERMVRFVKLAIAAIADHPHHPSDEVLETVVLEAESIVNSRPLTYIPLESTEQESLTPNHFLLFGTKGISQPGISMKVEGNTLRDSWRLAQCLVNHSWSRWIREYLPTITRRTKWFEPVKPLEAGDLVLVIENVKRNGWLRGRVVDVMKAKDGQVRRAFVMTEYGLLNRPAVKLAVLDLQTPGDGPELHGQGDVSRTLHRGE
- the LOC129717030 gene encoding uncharacterized protein LOC129717030, with protein sequence MNTNATKRYSAALGGRPKCALVAAKTKAAPLKPLTIPRLELQAAMIGARLMNSTLSSLDFEVSKHFFWTDSSTVLSWLRSDSRRYHQFVAFRVGEILTTTNVDEWRHVPSKVNIADVATKWKDGPCFDPNDPWFSAPEFLYQTKEKWPPEAPEKLTETETELRAAFLFHGIIPQIAVKFNRFSKWNRLLRTTAYVLRAVRRFRGEKPSNPYILSQKELADAETAIWTQIQAETYPDEYAILQRNLASPLNHVPIPKSSPLYGLSAFLDERGVIRMNSRISTAPSLTKDMKYPIVLPRKHNGVYLLAESYHRKFLHANRETVGNKMRQRFWIPGLRVLIRQRSKKCMTCRVRKAEPAPPMMSAHQTFRVTGMVRPFTHTGVDYLGPILVKQGRSLAKRWVALFTCLTIRAVHLEVVHSLSTQSCVMAIRRFVAPESFYSDNGTNFLRANNLLRVQIQNNHEDCAMTFTNSNTSWNFNPPSAPHIGGSWERMVRFVKLAIAAIADHPHHPSDEVLETVVLEAESIVNSRPLTYIPLESTEQESLTPNHFLLFGTKGISQPGISMKVEGNTLRDSWRLAQCLVNHSWSRWIREYLPTITRRTKWFEPVKPLEAGDLVLVIENGKRNGWLRGRVVDVMKAKDGQVRRAFVMTKYGLLNRPAVKLAVLDLQTPGDGPELHGQGDVTDVSRTLHRGE